In the Rhizobium sp. CB3090 genome, one interval contains:
- a CDS encoding DUF2000 family protein: protein MFNTKIAIVLRSNLASWQKLNVTAFLSSGIVGQFPDVIGEPYRDRAGNLYNALSIQPMIVLSADEETMSTIHCRSLERNVTSSIFIEEMFSTGHDVANRAVFSEFAPEDAKVVGIALRADKKIVDKITKGATMHS from the coding sequence ATGTTCAATACCAAAATCGCGATCGTTCTGCGAAGCAATCTTGCATCCTGGCAAAAACTAAACGTGACCGCCTTCCTGTCGAGCGGTATTGTCGGTCAGTTTCCTGATGTCATCGGCGAACCCTATCGAGACCGCGCCGGCAATCTCTACAATGCGCTGTCGATCCAACCGATGATTGTGCTGTCCGCCGACGAAGAAACGATGAGCACCATTCATTGCCGATCGCTGGAGCGAAACGTCACCTCCTCGATCTTCATCGAGGAAATGTTTTCGACCGGCCATGATGTCGCCAATCGCGCCGTTTTCTCCGAATTTGCGCCCGAGGATGCCAAGGTGGTCGGCATCGCATTGCGCGCGGACAAGAAGATCGTCGACAAGATCACCAAGGGCGCGACGATGCATTCGTGA
- a CDS encoding OmpA family protein: protein MIKKFAILAVSAAFLNACTTTDPYTGEQKVSNTAGGAAIGAGVGAVAGLLIGHSPASRRNAALIGAGVGALAGAGIGNYMDQQESELRAQLQGTGVSVTRVGDRIILNMPSAITFDIDQDAIKPEFYPTLNSVAIVLRKFNRTLIDVNGHTDSTGSLQHNQDLSERRADSVASYLGSQGIDQRRMSAVGFGPSQPVATNASEAGRAQNRRVEIQIAPITQNG, encoded by the coding sequence ATGATCAAGAAATTTGCCATCCTTGCCGTCTCGGCAGCCTTTCTCAATGCATGTACGACAACCGACCCCTATACGGGCGAGCAGAAAGTATCCAACACGGCGGGCGGGGCTGCGATTGGCGCCGGCGTCGGCGCAGTTGCCGGCCTTCTCATCGGCCACTCGCCGGCATCGCGCCGCAATGCGGCGCTGATCGGTGCGGGCGTGGGCGCGCTCGCGGGTGCCGGCATCGGCAATTACATGGACCAGCAGGAATCCGAGCTGCGTGCGCAGTTGCAGGGCACCGGCGTCTCGGTCACGCGCGTCGGCGATCGCATCATCCTAAATATGCCTTCCGCCATCACCTTCGACATCGACCAGGATGCGATCAAGCCGGAATTCTACCCGACGCTGAATTCGGTCGCGATCGTGCTTCGCAAGTTCAACCGCACGCTGATCGACGTCAACGGCCATACGGATTCGACCGGCAGCCTGCAGCATAACCAGGATCTGTCCGAACGCCGCGCCGATTCGGTTGCGAGCTATCTCGGCAGCCAGGGCATCGACCAGCGCCGCATGTCCGCCGTCGGCTTCGGCCCGAGCCAGCCGGTTGCCACGAACGCCAGCGAGGCTGGCCGTGCGCAGAACCGCCGCGTCGAAATCCAGATCGCGCCGATCACCCAGAACGGCTGA
- a CDS encoding flagellin — protein sequence MSIFSTFIRVSSPVNTALEVLRNTQANLNVAQRQMSSGLRVQTAKDNATYWTISTLTRTDIGAVSAVQDALGLAAATVSTASTGITSAIDIVTQIRSKLVTAYEGSVDKTKLNDEISELKDQLRSVGQSTSFNGVNWVMLQDGEDPTEPHEIPGSLIRHTDGRVSIGMLNYEGVSSTSGPIVSTDARYLIDDQSSGTGGYGVLTSTAFATEAGAAQNYVLISSQNGDTSGQVEISLDANTTQGALTDMINTVTAMLHQLNTIGSAFGSLESRVSLQNQFASNLSDSLTSGVGKLVDADMEKQSSRVLALQTQQQLGLQSLSIANASYDTVRQLFQNL from the coding sequence GTGAGTATTTTTTCGACCTTCATAAGGGTCAGTTCCCCCGTCAATACAGCCCTTGAAGTCCTTCGAAACACGCAGGCGAATCTGAATGTCGCACAGCGTCAGATGTCGTCCGGCCTTCGTGTGCAGACCGCGAAGGACAACGCCACCTACTGGACGATCTCGACATTGACGCGCACCGATATCGGCGCCGTCTCGGCAGTGCAGGATGCGCTGGGGCTTGCTGCTGCCACGGTCAGTACCGCCTCCACCGGCATTACCAGTGCCATCGACATCGTAACGCAGATCAGGTCGAAATTGGTGACCGCCTATGAGGGCAGCGTCGACAAGACCAAACTCAACGACGAAATCAGCGAGCTCAAGGACCAGCTTCGCAGCGTCGGCCAGTCGACGAGCTTCAACGGCGTCAACTGGGTCATGCTCCAGGACGGTGAAGATCCGACCGAGCCGCACGAAATCCCGGGCTCCCTCATCCGCCATACCGACGGCAGGGTTTCGATCGGCATGCTGAACTATGAGGGCGTCAGCTCGACGAGCGGCCCGATCGTATCGACGGATGCACGATATCTGATCGACGATCAGTCAAGCGGCACCGGCGGCTATGGCGTGCTGACTTCCACCGCTTTTGCGACGGAAGCGGGAGCGGCGCAAAACTATGTGCTGATCAGCAGCCAAAACGGCGACACGAGCGGGCAGGTGGAAATCTCGCTCGACGCCAACACCACACAGGGCGCCTTGACCGATATGATCAACACCGTCACCGCCATGCTGCATCAATTGAACACCATAGGATCGGCCTTCGGTTCATTGGAATCGCGTGTCAGCTTGCAAAACCAATTCGCAAGCAATCTCAGTGATTCGCTCACCAGCGGCGTCGGCAAGCTGGTCGATGCCGACATGGAGAAGCAATCAAGCAGGGTATTGGCGCTGCAGACGCAGCAGCAATTGGGGCTGCAGTCGCTGTCGATTGCCAATGCCAGCTACGATACGGTGAGGCAGCTTTTCCAAAATCTCTGA
- a CDS encoding UvrD-helicase domain-containing protein: MTIGHDDIPFFDEEPEHVAPRRPSPAPSAGGGIAARAMAARDSGRRPDYLAGLNAEQAEAVETLDGPVLVLAGAGTGKTRVLTTRIAHILSTNRAFPSQILAVTFTNKAAREMKERIALLVGGAVEGMPWLGTFHSIGVKLLRRHSELVGLSSSFTILDTDDVVRLLKQLIQAEGLDDKRWPAKQFAGMIDTWKNKGLGPADIPEGDARAFANGKGRELYAAYQNRLKTLNACDFGDLLLHPINMFRQNPDILKDYHKRFRYILVDEYQDTNTAQYMWLRLLAQRQKGEPQNVCCVGDDDQSIYGWRGAEVDNILRFEKDFPGAKVIKLERNYRSTEHILGAAAHLIAHNEGRLGKTLFTDRSDPDDIKVQVHASWDSEEEARAIGEEIEQLQRNKHNLNDMAILVRASFQMREFEDRFVTLGLNYRVIGGPRFYERLEIRDAMAYFRLICQPADDLAFERIINTPKRGLGDTTVRALHDYARVRDIPMLAAAADIIETDEMKPKARKALFDVVQSFRRWQGLLENTPHTELAEQILEESGYTDMWKNDKSAEAPGRLENLKELIRSMESFESMRGFLEHVALVMDAEQNEDLDAVSIMTLHSAKGLEFDTVFLPGWEEGLFPHQRSLDESGRAGLEEERRLAYVGLTRAKRRCHIWFVSNRRIHGLWQSTIPSRFLDELPETHVEVAEVEQSYGGYGRGGYGQSRFDKADPFANSYSTPGWKRAQANKTDATRDNWGSRSGHAVERIGYGESGPKTRTIDGELVAKSTSSEPSRFSVGDRVFHIKFGNGNVSEIEGNKLTIDFDRAGQKRVLDGFVERV; encoded by the coding sequence ATGACTATCGGACATGACGACATTCCCTTCTTTGACGAGGAGCCGGAGCACGTGGCCCCGCGTCGGCCCAGCCCTGCCCCCAGCGCCGGCGGCGGCATTGCGGCCCGCGCCATGGCCGCACGCGACAGCGGCCGTCGGCCCGACTATCTCGCCGGGCTCAACGCGGAACAGGCGGAAGCGGTCGAGACGCTGGATGGGCCGGTTCTCGTGCTCGCTGGCGCCGGCACCGGCAAGACGCGAGTGCTGACGACCCGCATCGCTCATATTCTCTCCACCAATCGCGCTTTTCCCTCGCAGATCCTCGCCGTCACCTTCACCAACAAGGCCGCGCGCGAGATGAAGGAGCGCATTGCGCTGCTCGTCGGCGGCGCGGTCGAGGGCATGCCCTGGCTCGGCACTTTCCATTCAATCGGCGTCAAGCTGCTGCGCCGTCACTCCGAACTGGTCGGCCTCTCCTCGAGCTTCACCATTCTCGACACCGACGATGTCGTGCGCCTGCTCAAGCAATTGATCCAGGCCGAGGGCCTGGACGACAAGCGTTGGCCCGCCAAACAATTCGCGGGGATGATCGACACCTGGAAGAACAAGGGTCTCGGCCCGGCCGATATTCCGGAAGGCGATGCACGCGCCTTTGCCAACGGCAAGGGCCGCGAGCTCTATGCTGCCTACCAAAACCGCCTGAAGACGTTGAACGCCTGCGACTTCGGCGATCTTTTGCTGCATCCGATCAATATGTTCCGGCAGAATCCTGATATATTGAAGGATTATCACAAACGTTTCCGCTACATCCTGGTCGACGAATATCAGGACACCAACACCGCGCAATACATGTGGCTTCGCCTTCTGGCACAGCGTCAGAAGGGCGAACCGCAGAATGTTTGCTGCGTCGGCGACGACGACCAGTCGATCTACGGCTGGCGCGGAGCGGAAGTGGATAACATCCTGCGCTTCGAAAAAGATTTTCCCGGCGCCAAGGTCATCAAGCTCGAGCGCAACTACCGCTCGACCGAACACATTCTCGGCGCCGCCGCGCATCTGATCGCCCATAACGAGGGACGGCTCGGCAAGACGCTGTTCACCGATCGCTCCGATCCCGATGACATCAAGGTGCAGGTGCATGCTTCTTGGGATTCCGAGGAGGAAGCACGCGCGATCGGTGAAGAGATCGAGCAGCTTCAGCGCAACAAGCACAATCTCAATGACATGGCCATCCTCGTGCGCGCCTCCTTCCAGATGCGCGAATTCGAAGATCGCTTCGTCACGCTCGGCCTGAACTATCGCGTCATCGGCGGCCCGCGCTTCTATGAGCGCCTCGAAATCCGCGATGCCATGGCCTATTTCCGCCTCATCTGCCAGCCGGCCGACGATCTTGCCTTCGAGCGCATCATCAATACGCCGAAGCGCGGCCTCGGCGACACGACCGTGCGCGCATTGCATGATTATGCTCGCGTCCGCGACATTCCGATGCTGGCGGCGGCGGCCGATATCATCGAGACGGACGAGATGAAGCCGAAAGCGCGCAAGGCACTTTTCGACGTCGTGCAATCCTTCCGCCGCTGGCAGGGACTGCTTGAAAACACGCCGCATACCGAGCTTGCCGAGCAGATTCTCGAAGAGTCCGGCTATACCGACATGTGGAAGAACGACAAATCGGCAGAAGCGCCCGGACGGCTGGAAAACCTGAAGGAACTCATCCGCTCGATGGAAAGCTTTGAATCCATGCGCGGCTTCCTCGAACACGTCGCCCTCGTCATGGACGCCGAGCAGAACGAGGATCTGGACGCCGTCTCGATCATGACGCTGCACTCCGCCAAGGGCTTGGAATTCGACACCGTCTTCCTGCCCGGCTGGGAGGAAGGCCTGTTCCCGCACCAGCGCTCGCTTGATGAAAGTGGCCGCGCCGGTCTGGAGGAAGAACGCCGCCTCGCCTATGTCGGCCTCACCCGCGCCAAGCGTCGCTGCCACATCTGGTTCGTCTCCAACCGCCGCATCCACGGCCTCTGGCAATCGACCATCCCGTCGCGCTTCCTCGACGAGCTGCCGGAAACCCATGTCGAAGTTGCCGAGGTGGAGCAGTCCTATGGCGGGTACGGCCGCGGAGGCTACGGCCAGTCTCGCTTCGACAAGGCCGATCCCTTCGCCAACTCCTATTCCACCCCCGGCTGGAAACGGGCCCAGGCCAACAAGACCGACGCCACTCGCGACAACTGGGGCTCCCGCTCCGGCCACGCCGTCGAACGCATCGGCTACGGCGAAAGCGGCCCCAAAACCCGCACCATCGACGGCGAACTCGTCGCCAAATCCACCTCCTCCGAACCCTCCCGCTTCTCGGTCGGCGACCGCGTCTTCCACATCAAGTTCGGCAACGGCAATGTCTCGGAGATCGAGGGCAACAAGCTGACGATCGATTTCGATCGGGCCGGGCAAAAGCGGGTGTTAGATGGGTTTGTGGAGCGGGTTTAG
- the pncA gene encoding bifunctional nicotinamidase/pyrazinamidase, with protein sequence MKALLLIDIQNGFCPGGNLPVPDGDQVVPVANRLIDSGKYDMVLASQDWHPAGHGSFASAHPGKKPFEMGMLSGKPQMMWPDHCVQNTQDAMLHPDLNVDGIDFIQQKGQNPAVDSYSAFRDNDQAALTGLAAHLRAEGVTQLDICGLATDYCVKFSALDAIEMLPGVTVRFIEDASRGIDPAGVKAAINEMRTRGVAIVDSKEALA encoded by the coding sequence ATGAAAGCGCTGCTGCTGATCGACATCCAGAATGGTTTCTGCCCCGGTGGCAATCTGCCGGTGCCTGACGGGGATCAGGTGGTGCCCGTTGCCAACAGGCTGATCGACAGCGGCAAATACGATATGGTCCTTGCCTCGCAGGATTGGCATCCCGCCGGCCACGGCAGCTTCGCCTCTGCCCATCCTGGCAAGAAGCCCTTCGAAATGGGCATGCTTTCCGGCAAGCCCCAGATGATGTGGCCGGATCACTGCGTCCAGAACACTCAGGACGCCATGCTTCACCCTGACCTGAATGTCGACGGGATCGACTTCATCCAGCAGAAGGGCCAGAACCCGGCTGTCGACAGCTATTCCGCCTTCCGCGACAATGATCAAGCAGCGCTTACCGGCCTTGCCGCGCATCTCAGGGCCGAGGGCGTTACCCAGCTCGACATCTGCGGACTGGCCACGGATTACTGTGTGAAATTCTCGGCGCTGGACGCCATTGAGATGCTGCCGGGCGTGACCGTTCGCTTCATCGAGGATGCGAGCCGCGGCATCGATCCTGCCGGTGTGAAGGCAGCGATCAACGAAATGCGCACCCGCGGCGTCGCCATTGTCGACAGCAAAGAAGCGCTTGCCTAA
- a CDS encoding glycosyltransferase family 1 protein, translating to MQSITINGRFLSQPLSGVQRFARELTLALDRKIAAGAVPAALKGINWRLAVPRDTPVDIGLSAISVDAFSSGPGHVWEQTALLARSRGGRLIGFGGSGPLLHRRQAVVIHDVTIFRHPQSFKRSYRLLHGALGSVLTRTAKIGTVSEFSRKELASVFHVPTDGIDVVYNAVDHFAAIEPDETIIKRLGLKTNGFFLLVGTMKPNKNLDFAIRAFEALGDPDQKLVVVGGTAPTVFKSDGPESNDQMLFPGRLSDAEVAALERHATAFVFPSLYEGFGIPPLEAMTQGCPVLAADIPAVREASGTAALYFDPTRQDELVAAMRRIAGDEALRGDLRQRGRENVARFSWDRSADRVLSMLEDL from the coding sequence GTGCAGTCGATCACCATCAACGGCCGTTTCCTCAGTCAGCCTTTGTCGGGCGTGCAACGTTTCGCCCGCGAGCTGACGCTGGCGCTCGACCGCAAGATCGCTGCCGGCGCCGTGCCCGCAGCGCTGAAGGGCATCAACTGGCGGCTGGCCGTGCCGCGCGATACGCCCGTCGATATCGGACTTTCGGCCATATCGGTCGATGCCTTCAGCTCCGGTCCCGGCCATGTCTGGGAGCAGACGGCGCTGCTCGCCCGCTCCCGCGGCGGCCGGCTGATCGGCTTCGGCGGTAGCGGTCCGCTGCTGCATCGCCGCCAGGCCGTGGTCATCCATGACGTAACGATCTTCCGCCATCCTCAATCCTTCAAGCGCAGCTATCGCCTGCTGCACGGTGCGCTCGGCTCGGTGCTGACCCGCACCGCGAAGATCGGCACCGTATCGGAATTCTCGCGCAAGGAATTGGCCTCCGTCTTCCATGTTCCTACCGACGGCATCGATGTCGTCTACAATGCCGTCGATCACTTCGCCGCCATCGAGCCGGATGAGACAATCATCAAGCGTCTGGGCCTGAAAACGAACGGCTTCTTCCTGCTGGTCGGCACGATGAAGCCGAACAAGAACCTCGATTTCGCCATCCGCGCCTTCGAAGCGCTCGGCGATCCCGATCAGAAGCTGGTGGTCGTCGGCGGCACCGCGCCGACCGTGTTCAAATCGGATGGCCCCGAATCGAACGATCAGATGCTATTCCCTGGACGATTAAGCGATGCGGAAGTCGCCGCCCTCGAGCGCCACGCCACAGCTTTTGTCTTCCCGAGCCTTTACGAGGGTTTCGGCATTCCGCCGCTGGAGGCGATGACGCAGGGCTGCCCGGTGCTCGCCGCCGATATCCCGGCGGTACGCGAAGCCTCCGGCACCGCCGCGCTCTATTTCGATCCGACGCGGCAAGATGAATTGGTCGCAGCCATGCGCCGGATTGCCGGCGACGAAGCATTGCGTGGGGACCTGCGGCAAAGGGGCCGCGAGAATGTCGCCCGCTTCTCCTGGGACCGCAGCGCCGACCGCGTGCTAAGCATGCTGGAAGATCTCTAG
- the panC gene encoding pantoate--beta-alanine ligase: METISTIAALRERLSVYRKAGKRIGLVPTMGYLHAGHMELVTRARAENDIVVVSIFVNPLQFGADEDLAKYPRDLERDGAMLRDAKVDFLFAPTVADMYPQPMETLVDVPKLGMELEGAVRPGHFSGVATVVTKLFNIVQPDSAYFGEKDYQQVAIIRRMVDDLAQPVRVVPVPTVRGADGLALSSRNVYLSKEERAAAVIVPKALAEAERLYAEGADDPAAFEAVLRAFIANEPLATPEVAAVRHADTLEPLTRLQGQPILVALFVRIGSTRLLDNRVIGLKQAASDKAA, from the coding sequence ATGGAAACCATCAGCACGATAGCCGCATTGCGCGAACGTCTTTCCGTCTATCGCAAGGCCGGGAAACGCATCGGCCTGGTGCCGACCATGGGCTATCTGCATGCCGGCCACATGGAATTGGTTACACGCGCTCGGGCCGAAAACGACATCGTCGTCGTATCGATCTTCGTCAATCCGCTGCAATTCGGCGCCGATGAGGATCTTGCAAAATATCCGCGCGATCTCGAGCGCGACGGCGCCATGCTGCGTGATGCCAAGGTCGATTTCCTCTTCGCTCCAACTGTGGCTGACATGTATCCGCAGCCAATGGAAACGCTTGTCGATGTGCCGAAGCTCGGAATGGAGCTGGAGGGCGCGGTGCGCCCCGGCCATTTCTCCGGCGTTGCTACGGTCGTCACCAAGCTTTTCAACATCGTGCAGCCCGACAGCGCCTATTTCGGCGAGAAAGACTATCAGCAGGTGGCGATCATCCGCCGCATGGTGGACGATCTGGCTCAGCCGGTCCGCGTCGTGCCGGTGCCGACGGTGCGCGGTGCCGATGGCCTGGCACTGTCTTCGCGGAACGTCTATCTCTCCAAGGAAGAGCGCGCCGCCGCCGTCATCGTGCCGAAAGCGCTGGCCGAGGCTGAACGCCTCTACGCAGAAGGCGCCGACGATCCAGCCGCTTTCGAGGCGGTACTGCGCGCCTTCATCGCCAACGAGCCGCTGGCGACGCCCGAAGTCGCCGCTGTTCGCCATGCCGACACCCTGGAGCCGCTGACGAGACTGCAGGGACAGCCTATCCTCGTCGCCCTCTTCGTCCGCATCGGCAGCACCCGCCTGCTCGACAACCGCGTTATTGGCCTGAAGCAGGCCGCCAGCGACAAGGCCGCCTGA
- the panB gene encoding 3-methyl-2-oxobutanoate hydroxymethyltransferase, whose protein sequence is MSTIGQTKRTTTAQIEAMKGTRPIVSLTAYTTPIARLLDPHCDLLLVGDSLGMVLYGMESTVGVTLDMMIAHGQAVMRGAQSACVIVDLPFGSYQESKEQAFRNAARVLKETGCNGVKLEGGEEMAETVAFLANRGVPVFGHIGLMPQLINTTGGYRSLGRSDKEADKIRQDAKAIAEAGAFAIVVEGTVEPLAREITQSIAVPTIGIGASSACDGQILVSDDMLGLFNDFKPRFVKHFAELAPTISKAAEAYAEEVKARTFPGPEHTFQVKK, encoded by the coding sequence ATGAGCACGATCGGACAGACCAAGCGCACCACAACCGCCCAGATCGAGGCGATGAAGGGCACGCGCCCCATCGTCAGCCTGACGGCCTACACGACACCGATCGCCCGCCTGCTCGATCCGCATTGCGACCTGCTTCTGGTCGGCGACTCGCTCGGCATGGTCCTCTATGGCATGGAATCGACGGTCGGCGTGACGCTGGACATGATGATCGCCCACGGTCAGGCGGTGATGCGCGGCGCCCAGAGCGCCTGCGTCATCGTCGATCTGCCTTTCGGCTCCTATCAGGAATCGAAGGAACAAGCTTTCCGCAATGCCGCCCGCGTGCTGAAGGAAACGGGCTGCAACGGCGTCAAGCTGGAGGGTGGTGAGGAGATGGCCGAGACCGTTGCCTTTCTTGCTAACCGTGGCGTGCCGGTCTTCGGCCATATCGGCCTCATGCCGCAACTGATCAACACCACAGGCGGCTATCGCTCGCTCGGTCGCTCCGACAAAGAAGCCGACAAGATCCGGCAGGATGCAAAAGCAATCGCCGAAGCCGGCGCCTTCGCCATCGTCGTCGAAGGTACGGTGGAGCCGCTTGCGCGCGAGATCACCCAATCGATTGCCGTCCCCACCATCGGTATCGGTGCGTCATCGGCCTGCGATGGCCAGATTCTCGTTTCCGACGATATGCTCGGCCTCTTCAACGATTTCAAACCCCGCTTCGTAAAGCATTTTGCCGAGCTGGCACCGACCATTTCCAAGGCAGCGGAAGCCTATGCGGAGGAAGTGAAGGCAAGGACGTTTCCAGGCCCGGAACATACGTTCCAAGTGAAAAAGTAG
- a CDS encoding aminoglycoside phosphotransferase family protein — MIGMERGNLLGTGKEAEVYESGELVLKLYKAPSSKASAFREAAILAILGDLGVNAPRVQEVGEIEGRWGLTMTRAEGGTFGEAIALQPLKTPAYLDALAAMHRKIHEHSGVRLPSLKSRLSHNIERAGQLREIQRQHLLSGLRRLPEGGRLCHGDFHPWNVLGFLERAVTVDWLDACSGDPFADVCRSYVLMHHYDRGLAAAYVDAYAGINGRSRAAVLAWLPYVAAARLAEDVPDEVEGLMGIVEGSTLS, encoded by the coding sequence ATGATTGGTATGGAACGTGGAAACCTCCTTGGTACTGGCAAAGAGGCGGAAGTCTACGAGAGCGGCGAGCTGGTTCTAAAGCTATACAAGGCACCCTCATCCAAGGCTTCAGCATTTCGAGAAGCGGCAATCCTCGCAATCCTTGGAGATCTGGGCGTCAACGCCCCAAGGGTGCAGGAAGTCGGCGAAATTGAAGGCCGCTGGGGCTTGACCATGACACGAGCCGAAGGCGGGACATTTGGCGAAGCAATCGCCCTGCAGCCGCTGAAAACACCAGCCTATCTGGATGCTCTGGCCGCTATGCATAGAAAAATTCACGAGCACAGCGGTGTCAGACTTCCAAGCCTCAAATCACGCTTGTCTCATAATATTGAGCGAGCGGGGCAATTGCGGGAGATCCAGCGGCAGCATCTCTTGTCCGGGCTTCGTCGTCTGCCGGAGGGAGGCAGGCTTTGCCATGGCGATTTTCATCCCTGGAATGTGCTTGGATTTCTTGAGCGCGCAGTCACCGTCGATTGGCTTGACGCCTGCAGCGGAGACCCCTTTGCCGATGTCTGCCGAAGCTACGTTCTCATGCATCACTATGACCGCGGCCTAGCCGCAGCCTATGTCGATGCCTATGCGGGTATAAACGGCAGGAGCCGTGCGGCCGTTCTTGCCTGGCTTCCCTATGTTGCAGCAGCTCGTTTGGCGGAGGACGTTCCCGACGAGGTCGAGGGTTTGATGGGGATAGTCGAGGGCAGCACACTGAGTTAA
- a CDS encoding DUF2164 domain-containing protein: MKKIAFPKEEKAAIVARLQQYFSDELDQTIGALPAEFLLDFFTTEIGPHFYNQGLRDAHAALMAKMEDFGEAIYLLEKEEVSHSPSGKR; the protein is encoded by the coding sequence ATGAAAAAGATTGCCTTTCCGAAAGAGGAAAAAGCCGCGATCGTCGCCCGCCTTCAGCAATATTTCTCCGACGAACTCGACCAGACGATCGGCGCGCTGCCTGCGGAATTCCTGCTCGATTTCTTCACGACCGAAATCGGGCCGCATTTCTACAATCAGGGCCTTCGCGACGCCCATGCGGCGCTGATGGCCAAGATGGAGGATTTTGGCGAGGCGATCTATCTGCTGGAGAAGGAAGAGGTAAGCCATTCACCGTCGGGGAAGCGGTGA
- a CDS encoding AzlC family ABC transporter permease, protein MSRADFFEGLKGGIPIGLAAAPFGALFGALASDQGMSLGELTLMSGTVYAGASQMVGIDLFGHHVEAWLIVLSILAVNFRHVLYSAAIARYIRRFSPIEKFLTFFLLVDPQFAETLKRAESGTPVTFAWYFGVATMIYVPWVVISLIGGLLGSLVGDPKTIGLDILLPIYFLGIVIGFRKRDNFLPVVIASTAASAIAYRYVGSPWHVSIGAFAGVALASLMPPVRSNRKPDLVTENHEI, encoded by the coding sequence ATGAGTCGCGCGGATTTCTTTGAAGGCTTGAAGGGCGGCATCCCCATCGGCCTCGCGGCAGCGCCCTTCGGCGCATTGTTCGGGGCCCTGGCAAGCGACCAGGGCATGTCGCTCGGCGAACTCACCCTGATGAGCGGCACGGTTTATGCGGGCGCCAGCCAGATGGTAGGCATCGATCTATTTGGCCATCACGTCGAGGCTTGGCTGATCGTTCTGTCGATCCTGGCAGTCAATTTCCGCCATGTGCTCTATTCAGCCGCGATCGCCCGTTACATCAGGCGCTTCTCGCCCATCGAAAAATTCCTCACTTTCTTCCTGCTGGTCGATCCGCAATTTGCCGAAACGCTCAAACGCGCCGAGAGCGGCACGCCGGTCACCTTTGCCTGGTACTTCGGCGTCGCAACGATGATCTATGTTCCCTGGGTGGTGATCAGCCTCATCGGCGGCCTGCTTGGCAGTCTGGTCGGCGATCCCAAGACGATCGGCCTCGATATTTTGCTACCGATCTATTTCCTCGGCATCGTCATCGGTTTCCGCAAACGCGACAATTTCCTGCCCGTGGTCATCGCCAGCACCGCCGCCTCCGCCATCGCCTATCGCTATGTCGGGTCCCCCTGGCACGTCAGCATCGGCGCCTTTGCCGGCGTTGCCCTCGCCTCCTTGATGCCGCCGGTCAGATCGAACCGCAAGCCCGACCTCGTCACCGAAAATCACGAGATCTGA
- a CDS encoding AzlD family protein yields MTDFDPHMVLLILAAAVVTFLTRIGGYILITRMTRIPPRVEAALNAVPAAVLTTLVAPAFFIGGWDTKVAMAVALLVGLRFSPTLMLIAGWMVVMVWRHFPGL; encoded by the coding sequence ATGACCGATTTTGATCCGCATATGGTCCTGTTGATCCTCGCCGCCGCCGTGGTCACCTTCCTCACGCGCATCGGCGGCTACATCCTCATTACCAGGATGACCCGCATTCCTCCGCGCGTCGAGGCTGCGCTGAACGCGGTGCCGGCTGCCGTCCTCACCACACTCGTCGCACCCGCCTTTTTCATTGGCGGTTGGGATACGAAGGTGGCAATGGCCGTCGCGTTACTGGTGGGCTTGCGCTTCTCGCCGACGTTAATGCTGATTGCCGGCTGGATGGTCGTGATGGTCTGGAGACATTTCCCCGGCCTTTAG